From Scomber scombrus chromosome 6, fScoSco1.1, whole genome shotgun sequence, the proteins below share one genomic window:
- the LOC133981651 gene encoding GRAM domain-containing protein 4-like — protein sequence MLKHLDRIRFRGQRRDEFLDLVDSPNTSDTECSEETMMKPHCSIREGEEPEPEPQVDEPRSDLNEVKAHLEIALLEKHFLQEELRKLRDESSVDSLKQELEKERSRSCELEQKISEVLRSRAEDSPSLTARAPSPPPPPSPPLPAASSTDKQKETLSNSWLKWLYERFGVYVEDFRFQPEETTEETEEPLSAKRLTENMRRLKRGFKPVTNFMRNLSALSTWYSVYTSAIAFFIYMYAAWYGWTVPMFLFFAILRLSLNYLIARGWRIQWSIVPEVSEPEEPPKEDLTVSEKFTLVLDVAQKAQNLFGRMANILEKIKNLFMWVKPELTQKLYVGLWLVFISSCLLPYKLLGFIIGVYAGIKFFIIDFIFKSCPKLRQRFDTPFIIWTSLPTDLQLKERSGTAMSRRVQAGGARATVGAAAPLSVSREDGEGGRYYSTKRGAFHEVFNLPEDERPLTVCENGWRCCLINRDKRTPSDYIRNGVLYITENYLCFESSSSRSGSSKRNKVIKLLDITDIQKYKVLSVLPGSGMGISIATPSTLKPMVFGAMMHRDEAFDAIFTQYTKIVAMATATDPEP from the exons ATGCTGAAGCATCTGGACCGGATCCGGTTCCGGGGTCAGAGACGGGACGAGTTCCTGGACCTGGTCGACTCACCGAACACGTCTGATACAGAATGCAGCGAAGAGACGATGATGAAACCTCACTGCTCCATCAGAGAGGGGGAGGAGCCAGAGCCGGAgccacag gttgATGAACCTCGATCAGATCTAAACGAGGTTAAAGCTCATCTAGAGATCGCCTTGCTAGAGAAACACTTCCTGC AGGAGGAGCTCAGGAAGCTGCGTGATGAGTCCAGCGTTGACTCTCTGAAGCAGGAGCTGGAGAAGGAGCGCAGCCGCAGCTGTGAGCTGGAGCAGAAGATCAGCGAGGTGCTGAGGTCAAG AGCTGAAGATTCACCGTCTCTGACAGCCAGAGCGCCGTCACCTCCGCCCCCCCCGTCCCCCCCGCTACCTGCAGCCAGCAGCACAG ACAAACAGAAGGAAACTCTGTCCAACAGTTGGTTGAAGTGGCTTTATGAGCGTTTCGGTGTTTACGTGGAAGACTTCCGCTTCCAGCCGGAGGAGACGACGGAGGAGACGGAGGAGCCGCTCAGCGCCAAGAG GTTGACTGAAAACATGAGACGCCTCA AGCGAGGATTCAAACCTGTGACGAACTTCATGAGGAACCTTTCTGCCTTATCTACCTGGTACTCTGTATACACATCAGCCATCGCCTTCTtt ATCTACATGTATGCAGCGTGGTACGGTTGGACCGTCCCCATGTTCCTGTTCTTCGCCATCCTCCGCCTCTCTTTGAATTACCTCATCGCCag AGGCTGGAGGATCCAGTGGAGCATCGTACCTGAAGTCTCAGAGCCTGAG GAGCCTCCTAAAGAAGACCTGACGGTGTCGGAGAAGTTCACGCTGGTTCTGGACGTCGCTCAGAAAGCTCAG AACCTTTTTGGGAGGATGGCGAACATCCTGGAGAAAATCAAGAA tctgttTATGTGGGTTAAACCAGAGTTGACTCAGAAGCTGTACGTGGGTCTGTGGTTGGTCTTCATCTCATCCTGCCTGCTGCCGTACAAACTGCTGGGATTCATCATCG gtgTGTATGCAGGTATAAAGTTCTTCATCATAGACTTCATCTTTAAGAGTTGTCCTAAGCTGCGTCAGCGTTTCGACACTCCGTTCATCATCTGGACGAGTTTACCCACCGACCTGCAGCTGAAGGAACGCAGCGGCACCGCCATGAGCAGACGG GTCCAGGCTGGGGGGGCCCGAGCCACTGTTGGTGCTGCAGCTCCTCTGAGTGTGAGCCGGGAGGATGGGGAGGGGGGGCGGTACTACAGCACGAAGAGAGGAGCGTTCCACGAAGTGTTCAACCTGCCGGAGGACGAGCGTCCGCTGACAG tgtgtgagaACGGTTGGCGCTGCTGCCTCATCAACCGGGACAAGAGAACTCCGTCAGACTACATCCGCAACGGAGTCCTGTACATCACCGAGAA TTATTTGTGTTTTGAGAGCTCGAGCTCGAGGTCCGGATCGTCCAAGAGGAACAAAGTCATCAAACTGCTCGATATCACGGACATCCAGAAG tacAAAGTGTTGTCGGTGCTTCCTGGTTCTGGGATGGGTATCTCCATAGCAACACCATCCACCCTGAAG CCGATGGTGTTTGGAGCCATGATGCATCGGGACGAGGCCTTCGACGCCATCTTCACCCAGTACACGAAGATCGTTGCCATGGCTACGGCCACCGACCCAGAACCATAG